A genomic window from Glycine max cultivar Williams 82 chromosome 17, Glycine_max_v4.0, whole genome shotgun sequence includes:
- the LOC102663028 gene encoding LOB domain-containing protein 24 has product MSTCGACKYQRRRCYSDICMFAPYFPAENIQRFACVHHVFGGGNVGSMLNITKPKLRGWVVKTLAYQAEARVRDPVHGCVGLIRELEENHRKVKEDLAKAQMELARYMGPEFVRKLSPNYGGESSLKGKFVAHLQPTTMELDFAPSIAIDVDDLDKWDPFPPWETSFQNVGPSSSHAHGEGGNRKGKGVAP; this is encoded by the coding sequence ATGTCAACATGCGGCGCATGCAAGTACCAACGGCGAAGGTGCTATTCGGATATTTGCATGTTCGCACCATACTTTCCAGCGGAGAACATCCAGCGGTTCGCGTGCGTGCACCATGTGTTTGGCGGTGGCAACGTAGGAAGCATGCTCAACATCACAAAGCCAAAGTTGCGGGGGTGGGTGGTGAAGACGTTGGCATACCAGGCAGAGGCACGTGTGAGGGACCCTGTGCATGGGTGCGTGGGCCTCATACGGGAGTTGGAAGAGAATCATCGCAAGGTGAAAGAGGACCTTGCCAAGGCCCAAATGGAGCTGGCCCGATACATGGGCCCGGAGTTTGTGAGAAAGCTGAGTCCCAATTATGGTGGTGAGTCTTCTTTGAAGGGTAAGTTTGTGGCACATTTGCAGCCGACAACAATGGAGCTTGACTTTGCTCCCTCTATTGCCAttgatgttgatgatcttgATAAGTGGGACCCTTTTCCACCATGGGAAACTAGTTTTCAGAATGTTGGTCCTTCTTCTTCACATGCACATGGTGAAGGTGGGAATAGGAAGGGTAAGGGTGTTGCTCCTTAA
- the LOC106796618 gene encoding gibberellin 2-beta-dioxygenase 8 isoform X2, with the protein MDYEPPFLETYKTLVLNHLDDSKNEYSSLVERSCELPVIDLGQFNGERDKCMKEIAEAASKWGFFQVVNHGISQELLKSLEFEQKKLFYQPFLNKSEKFNFSSLSAKTYRWGNPYATNLRQLSWSEAFHFYASDISWMDQHQSLRSSLESFATRMFPLAESLAEVLAYKLNTKSNYFRENCLPKSSYIRLNRYPPCPISSKVHGLLPHSDTSFLTIVHQDQVGGLQLMKDGKWVGVKPNPQALVVNIGDFFQAFSNGVYKSIKHRVVAAEKVERFSMAFFYCPSEDALIESHIKPATYRKFTSREFRQQTEKDVKQTGDKEGLSRFLL; encoded by the exons ATGGATTATGAACCTCCATTCCTCGAGACCTACAAGACCCTTGTTCTAAACCACCTTGATGATTCAAAGAATGAGTACTCCTCTTTGGTGGAGAGATCATGTGAACTACCAGTGATCGATCTTGGCCAGTTCAATGGCGAGAGAGACAAATGCATGAAAGAAATTGCAGAAGCTGCTAGTAAATGGGGTTTTTTCCAAGTCGTTAATCATGGGATTTCACAGGAGCTGCTGAAAAGCCTTGAATTTGAACAAAAGAAATTGTTCTATCAACCTTTTTTGAATAAGtctgaaaaatttaatttttctagttTATCTGCCAAAACTTACAGGTGGGGGAATCCATATGCTACCAATCTGAGACAATTGTCATGGTCAGAAGCCTTTCATTTTTATGCCTCAGATATCTCATGGATGGACCAACACCAAAGTCTGAG atcaAGCCTTGAATCTTTTGCAACAAGAATGTTCCCCCTTGCTGAAAGCTTGGCAGAAGTACTAGCCTACAAATTGAATACGAAATCCAACTATTTCCGTGAAAATTGCTTGCCAAAGAGTTCGTACATTCGACTGAATAGATATCCTCCATGCCCTATATCGTCAAAGGTGCATGGCCTGTTGCCTCACAGTGATACAAGTTTTCTTACCATCGTACATCAGGACCAGGTTGGGGGATTGCAATTGATGAAAGATGGAAAATGGGTTGGTGTCAAACCTAACCCACAAGCTCTAGTTGTTAATATTGGTGACTTCTTTCAG GCATTCAGCAATGGTGTTTATAAAAGCATAAAACACCGAGTGGTTGCTGCCGAGAAAGTAGAGAGGTTTTCTATGGCTTTTTTTTATTGCCCCTCCGAAGATGCACTTATAGAAAGCCACATCAAGCCAGCTACGTACAGGAAATTCACTTCGAGGGAGTTTAGACAACAGACTGAGAAAGATGTCAAGCAAACAGGGGATAAAGAGGGGCTCTCTAGATTTCTTCTGTAG
- the LOC106796618 gene encoding gibberellin 2-beta-dioxygenase 8 isoform X1, producing MFPSNLSIWLVLFSYNSQMDYEPPFLETYKTLVLNHLDDSKNEYSSLVERSCELPVIDLGQFNGERDKCMKEIAEAASKWGFFQVVNHGISQELLKSLEFEQKKLFYQPFLNKSEKFNFSSLSAKTYRWGNPYATNLRQLSWSEAFHFYASDISWMDQHQSLRSSLESFATRMFPLAESLAEVLAYKLNTKSNYFRENCLPKSSYIRLNRYPPCPISSKVHGLLPHSDTSFLTIVHQDQVGGLQLMKDGKWVGVKPNPQALVVNIGDFFQAFSNGVYKSIKHRVVAAEKVERFSMAFFYCPSEDALIESHIKPATYRKFTSREFRQQTEKDVKQTGDKEGLSRFLL from the exons ATGTTTCCCTCAAATCTAAGTATATGG CTTGTGTTATTTTCATACAACTCTCAAATGGATTATGAACCTCCATTCCTCGAGACCTACAAGACCCTTGTTCTAAACCACCTTGATGATTCAAAGAATGAGTACTCCTCTTTGGTGGAGAGATCATGTGAACTACCAGTGATCGATCTTGGCCAGTTCAATGGCGAGAGAGACAAATGCATGAAAGAAATTGCAGAAGCTGCTAGTAAATGGGGTTTTTTCCAAGTCGTTAATCATGGGATTTCACAGGAGCTGCTGAAAAGCCTTGAATTTGAACAAAAGAAATTGTTCTATCAACCTTTTTTGAATAAGtctgaaaaatttaatttttctagttTATCTGCCAAAACTTACAGGTGGGGGAATCCATATGCTACCAATCTGAGACAATTGTCATGGTCAGAAGCCTTTCATTTTTATGCCTCAGATATCTCATGGATGGACCAACACCAAAGTCTGAG atcaAGCCTTGAATCTTTTGCAACAAGAATGTTCCCCCTTGCTGAAAGCTTGGCAGAAGTACTAGCCTACAAATTGAATACGAAATCCAACTATTTCCGTGAAAATTGCTTGCCAAAGAGTTCGTACATTCGACTGAATAGATATCCTCCATGCCCTATATCGTCAAAGGTGCATGGCCTGTTGCCTCACAGTGATACAAGTTTTCTTACCATCGTACATCAGGACCAGGTTGGGGGATTGCAATTGATGAAAGATGGAAAATGGGTTGGTGTCAAACCTAACCCACAAGCTCTAGTTGTTAATATTGGTGACTTCTTTCAG GCATTCAGCAATGGTGTTTATAAAAGCATAAAACACCGAGTGGTTGCTGCCGAGAAAGTAGAGAGGTTTTCTATGGCTTTTTTTTATTGCCCCTCCGAAGATGCACTTATAGAAAGCCACATCAAGCCAGCTACGTACAGGAAATTCACTTCGAGGGAGTTTAGACAACAGACTGAGAAAGATGTCAAGCAAACAGGGGATAAAGAGGGGCTCTCTAGATTTCTTCTGTAG